A stretch of Carboxydothermus pertinax DNA encodes these proteins:
- a CDS encoding Crp/Fnr family transcriptional regulator encodes MENWEVLKKIPLFGELSTEELKEIGNLLYARRLKKGQILFSEGDPGTAVYFLKSGRIKLYKEDREGREHILHYVEPGDIFAEVVLFSKRPYPATAEVLEPAEVLVIPNPEMESLLKRRGEIAVNLIKVLLYRLDLANQKIKELALKDSLARVCSVLLRYGPVINLSQQEIASLAGVSRETASRIINEFKRIGVIRAEGRSIEIINYDRLKDFS; translated from the coding sequence ATGGAAAACTGGGAAGTGTTAAAAAAAATCCCCCTTTTCGGCGAGCTTTCAACCGAGGAGTTAAAGGAAATTGGCAATCTTCTGTATGCAAGACGTTTAAAAAAAGGACAAATTTTGTTTTCCGAAGGGGATCCGGGTACGGCGGTTTATTTTTTAAAAAGCGGCCGCATTAAGCTCTACAAAGAAGACCGGGAAGGGCGGGAACACATCCTTCATTATGTAGAGCCGGGGGATATTTTTGCCGAAGTTGTTTTGTTTTCTAAAAGGCCTTATCCAGCAACGGCAGAAGTTTTAGAGCCGGCGGAGGTATTAGTAATTCCCAATCCCGAGATGGAAAGCCTTTTAAAAAGGCGAGGAGAAATTGCCGTAAACCTCATAAAAGTACTTTTGTACCGCTTGGATTTAGCTAACCAGAAAATTAAGGAGTTGGCTTTAAAAGATAGTTTAGCTAGGGTTTGTAGCGTCCTTTTACGTTACGGTCCCGTAATTAATCTCTCCCAGCAGGAAATAGCAAGCTTAGCCGGGGTTTCCCGGGAAACGGCAAGCCGCATTATTAACGAATTTAAGCGGATTGGTGTAATACGGGCCGAGGGTCGGAGTATTGAGATTATAAATTACGACCGGTTAAAAGATTTTTCTTAA